Proteins encoded by one window of Elaeis guineensis isolate ETL-2024a chromosome 12, EG11, whole genome shotgun sequence:
- the LOC105054604 gene encoding plant UBX domain-containing protein 8 isoform X2 has product MARPPQDAIETFMSITGVSEAVALQKLEEHGGDLNGAVNAHFNEGDRINTQQVSIPAPRDDFMHIDDPSDDEVLRPTFPPLSPNLNPFSLLDSTFSRNFFDVGGATGIPSLAPRVSHPKEVREIPIEVKDGNTQPGSSGLGPSIEDVTGNVPAHDPDVHVTVIIDDDDDNENLPTAPANHHNTATGGPLGRHHKPSVSPLVDVTDYNNDIEEEMIQAAIEASKREVEGHPSQQFDVPNDSTGPELDQKSPALEDAELARAVSLSLKTAEQERAFHGRGMHSGEKQSSNSAVMEVDDVDRDTTAKGRQGFGSVKTGSSSQLKSEEGNISVQEETEDVEEQPLVRHRSRRTSSGNAELAESGGLAYSPPSSPQQNNIGSGPPYNGDAFRSDEWGGISSEEHDEAVMLEAAMFGGIPEGASYHFAYPSHQVMQTGSDQSSSLYPRVPRPPSPTLMAQRMLREQQDDEYLASLQADREKELKAQQEAELRRLEEAAAREAALEKQKQEEEENHRKQLEEEECERKLVAKEASLPQEPSPDDENAVTLLVRMPDGSRRGRRFLKSDKLQFLLDYIDIGRVVKPGTYRLVPAKLSRHSPGTSIKDCLINLTTLFLPT; this is encoded by the exons ATGGCGAGGCCGCCGCAGGACGCAATCGAGACCTTCATGAGCATCACCGGCGTCTCGGAGGCGGTGGCACTGCAGAAGCTCGAG GAACATGGTGGGGACCTGAATGGAGCTGTGAATGCACATTTCAATGAAGGAGATAGGATTAA CACACAGCAAGTATCCATTCCGGCCCCTCGCGATGATTTTATGCACATAGATGATCCAAGTGATGATGAAGTCCTAAGACCTACTTTTCCACCGCTTTCTCCAAATTTGAACCCATTTTCACTCCTTGATTCAACTTTTAgtcgaaatttttttgatgtTGGAGGAGCTACTGGTATTCCGAGCCTTGCCCCACGAGTTTCACATCCAAAGGAGGTGAGGGAGATACCTATTGAAGTTAAGGATGGGAATACGCAACCTGGTTCTTCTGGTCTAGGGCCTAGCATAGAGGATGTAACTGGAAACGTACCTGCACATGATCCGGATGTTCATGTGACTGTCattattgatgatgatgatgacaatgAGAACCTTCCAACTGCTCCTGCTAATCATCATAACACTGCTACTGGTGGTCCTCTTGGAAGGCATCACAAACCAAGTGTTTCTCCATTGGTTGATGTGACTGACTATAACAATGATATTGAAGAGGAGATGATACAAGCTGCAATTGAAGCTTCCAAACGAGAAGTTGAGGGGCACCCTAGTCAGCAGTTTGATGTTCCTAAT GATTCAACTGGTCCTGAGCTTGATCAGAAGTCCCCTGCATTGGAGGATGCTGAGCTTGCACGTGCGGTCTCATTGTCCTTGAAG ACTGCAGAGCAAGAAAGAGCATTTCATGGCCGGGGGATGCATTCGGGAGAGAAACAGTCTTCTAATTCGGCTGTAATGGAGGTGGATGATGTGGACAGAGATACTACAGCAAAAGGAAG GCAAGGATTTGGTTCGGTGAAGACTGGATCTTCAAGTCAATTAAAATCAGAGGAAGGCAACATATCTGTCCAAGAGGAAACTGAAGATGTGGAGGAGCAGCCTCTAGTAAGGCACCGTTCCAGACGCACTTCTTCAGGAAATGCAGAATTAGCAGAATCTGGAGGATTGGCTTATAGTCCTCCATCTAGTCCTCAGCAGAATAATATTGGCAGTGGTCCTCCATATAACGGAGATGCCTTCCGGTCGGATGAG TGGGGTGGCATATCTTCTGAAGAGCATGATGAAGCTGTCATGCTCGAGGCTGCAATGTTTGGTGGCATTCCAGAAGGAGCATCGTATCATTTTGCATACCCATCTCATCAAGTCATGCAGACTGGATCTGATCAAAGCTCTAGTCTCTATCCTCGTGTACCTCGTCCACCATCACCAACACTAATGGCACAACGCATGTTAAGGGAGCAACAG GATGATGAGTATCTTGCATCATTGCAAGCAGATCGAGAAAAAGAGTTGAAGGCCCAGCAGGAGGCTGAACTTCGGCGTTTGGAGGAAGCTGCTGCCAGAGAAGCTGCACTTGAAAAGCAGAAACAGGAAGAGGAAGAAAACCACAGGAAACAACTTGAGGAGGAG GAGTGTGAGAGGAAACTTGTTGCAAAAGAAGCTTCTCTTCCACAGGAACCTTCTCCAGATGATGAAAATGCTGTCACACTTCTTGTCCGCATGCCTGATGGCAGTCGCCGTGGACGCCGCTTTCTGAAGTCCGACAAGCTTCAG TTCCTTCTTGATTATATAGACATCGGAAGGGTGGTTAAGCCTGGCACCTACAGATTG
- the LOC105054604 gene encoding plant UBX domain-containing protein 8 isoform X1: MARPPQDAIETFMSITGVSEAVALQKLEEHGGDLNGAVNAHFNEGDRINTQQVSIPAPRDDFMHIDDPSDDEVLRPTFPPLSPNLNPFSLLDSTFSRNFFDVGGATGIPSLAPRVSHPKEVREIPIEVKDGNTQPGSSGLGPSIEDVTGNVPAHDPDVHVTVIIDDDDDNENLPTAPANHHNTATGGPLGRHHKPSVSPLVDVTDYNNDIEEEMIQAAIEASKREVEGHPSQQFDVPNDSTGPELDQKSPALEDAELARAVSLSLKTAEQERAFHGRGMHSGEKQSSNSAVMEVDDVDRDTTAKGRQGFGSVKTGSSSQLKSEEGNISVQEETEDVEEQPLVRHRSRRTSSGNAELAESGGLAYSPPSSPQQNNIGSGPPYNGDAFRSDEWGGISSEEHDEAVMLEAAMFGGIPEGASYHFAYPSHQVMQTGSDQSSSLYPRVPRPPSPTLMAQRMLREQQDDEYLASLQADREKELKAQQEAELRRLEEAAAREAALEKQKQEEEENHRKQLEEEECERKLVAKEASLPQEPSPDDENAVTLLVRMPDGSRRGRRFLKSDKLQFLLDYIDIGRVVKPGTYRLVRPYPRRAFTEGESELSLGQLGLTGKQEALFLELI, translated from the exons ATGGCGAGGCCGCCGCAGGACGCAATCGAGACCTTCATGAGCATCACCGGCGTCTCGGAGGCGGTGGCACTGCAGAAGCTCGAG GAACATGGTGGGGACCTGAATGGAGCTGTGAATGCACATTTCAATGAAGGAGATAGGATTAA CACACAGCAAGTATCCATTCCGGCCCCTCGCGATGATTTTATGCACATAGATGATCCAAGTGATGATGAAGTCCTAAGACCTACTTTTCCACCGCTTTCTCCAAATTTGAACCCATTTTCACTCCTTGATTCAACTTTTAgtcgaaatttttttgatgtTGGAGGAGCTACTGGTATTCCGAGCCTTGCCCCACGAGTTTCACATCCAAAGGAGGTGAGGGAGATACCTATTGAAGTTAAGGATGGGAATACGCAACCTGGTTCTTCTGGTCTAGGGCCTAGCATAGAGGATGTAACTGGAAACGTACCTGCACATGATCCGGATGTTCATGTGACTGTCattattgatgatgatgatgacaatgAGAACCTTCCAACTGCTCCTGCTAATCATCATAACACTGCTACTGGTGGTCCTCTTGGAAGGCATCACAAACCAAGTGTTTCTCCATTGGTTGATGTGACTGACTATAACAATGATATTGAAGAGGAGATGATACAAGCTGCAATTGAAGCTTCCAAACGAGAAGTTGAGGGGCACCCTAGTCAGCAGTTTGATGTTCCTAAT GATTCAACTGGTCCTGAGCTTGATCAGAAGTCCCCTGCATTGGAGGATGCTGAGCTTGCACGTGCGGTCTCATTGTCCTTGAAG ACTGCAGAGCAAGAAAGAGCATTTCATGGCCGGGGGATGCATTCGGGAGAGAAACAGTCTTCTAATTCGGCTGTAATGGAGGTGGATGATGTGGACAGAGATACTACAGCAAAAGGAAG GCAAGGATTTGGTTCGGTGAAGACTGGATCTTCAAGTCAATTAAAATCAGAGGAAGGCAACATATCTGTCCAAGAGGAAACTGAAGATGTGGAGGAGCAGCCTCTAGTAAGGCACCGTTCCAGACGCACTTCTTCAGGAAATGCAGAATTAGCAGAATCTGGAGGATTGGCTTATAGTCCTCCATCTAGTCCTCAGCAGAATAATATTGGCAGTGGTCCTCCATATAACGGAGATGCCTTCCGGTCGGATGAG TGGGGTGGCATATCTTCTGAAGAGCATGATGAAGCTGTCATGCTCGAGGCTGCAATGTTTGGTGGCATTCCAGAAGGAGCATCGTATCATTTTGCATACCCATCTCATCAAGTCATGCAGACTGGATCTGATCAAAGCTCTAGTCTCTATCCTCGTGTACCTCGTCCACCATCACCAACACTAATGGCACAACGCATGTTAAGGGAGCAACAG GATGATGAGTATCTTGCATCATTGCAAGCAGATCGAGAAAAAGAGTTGAAGGCCCAGCAGGAGGCTGAACTTCGGCGTTTGGAGGAAGCTGCTGCCAGAGAAGCTGCACTTGAAAAGCAGAAACAGGAAGAGGAAGAAAACCACAGGAAACAACTTGAGGAGGAG GAGTGTGAGAGGAAACTTGTTGCAAAAGAAGCTTCTCTTCCACAGGAACCTTCTCCAGATGATGAAAATGCTGTCACACTTCTTGTCCGCATGCCTGATGGCAGTCGCCGTGGACGCCGCTTTCTGAAGTCCGACAAGCTTCAG TTCCTTCTTGATTATATAGACATCGGAAGGGTGGTTAAGCCTGGCACCTACAGATTG
- the LOC140852796 gene encoding uncharacterized protein: MDADAAQILAKGLKAHKKKCAATSGSAKKARVEETSSAVPAQAAIAVDAPSDVEPAVPRASSRSPLVEVLAPESRPEEASGVERKRRKKMVVRKISSSRAAIERSNGSEEDPRENPFNNRNSIKRLVDGCVLSEIVHRIVHTDPEQRVWDSLGSFLEIGHQLITNIEAINNAKKEAAQTEEGRQTEAARLKEKVAEVASLREALLKEE, from the exons atggacgcagacgcagctcagatactagccaagggtctcaaggcccacaagaagaaatgcgctgcaacttctgggtcggcgaagaaggcgagggtagaggagacaagctcggccgtgcctgcccaggcggccattgccgttgatgccccttccgacgtcgagcccgcagtcccccgagcttcttcaagaagccctctggTTGAGGTTCTCGCTCCAGAGTCTCGTCCCGAAGAGGCGTCGGGggtcgaaaggaagagaaggaagaagatggtggtccgcaagatcagcagcagcagggctgccatcgaaaggtccaacggctccgaagaggatccaagggagaatcccttcaacaacaggaattcaataaaaaggttggtcgacgggtgcgtttTGTCCGAGAttgtccacaggatcgtccataccgatcctgaacagcgggtttgggactctctagggtcctttcttgag attggacaccagctcatcaccaacatcgaggcgataaacaatgccaagaaggaagcagcccaaacggaggaaggtcgccagactgaggctgcccgtcttaaagagaaggtcgccgaagtcgcgagtctccgaGAGGCACTCCTGAAGGAGGAATAA